CTTTTAGATCATTGtataaaaattgcatttagtTTGAGACAACTATTTAGTTTGTATTGcagaaaattaaaacaatagttcacacaaaaatgaaaacttgcaGAAAATTGACTCAAGATTTAGAtgagttttttcttcttcagaacagacttggagaaatttagcatcacttgctcaccaatcctctgcagtgaatgggtgccgtcagaataagagtcaaacagctgataaaaacatcacaataatccaaaagtaatccacatgacttgagtccatcagttaatgtcttgtgaaatgaaaagctgtgtgtttgtaagaaacaaatccatcatgaaGACATTTTCCCCATCAAATCATTTCCcttcaaatcaagaaaacagAGGATGGACCTGTTCACTGAAGGAATCATGCTCACCAATACAGCatgatgctaaatttctccaaatctgttcagatgaagaaacatattcatatacagtatattttggatggtctgagggttaattttcagcaaattgttGGTGAACTATGCCTTCAACAATCatatgtgatttatttttttaatttaatttaaatttacttgaatttttattaatatatccACACctataaacaaaacagaaaatgcatGAAGTTTCATGAAGTAGTCTTTGCAGTGCATTGTTATTCAAGGAAAGGGAAAAATATCAAGATGTCATCCCCACAGACTAAGTCTGAGATAGAAGCAGTATAATAGGTCTGTATCCTCTGCCTGAGACTCTTAGTATTCTGCAACTGATGTTGATGCCACTGCTGATGGCTTGATAGAGACCAACACCCAGCTCATCTATCAAACTTCATACAACTGAAGGAAACagcatgcatttaaaattagtcTTTAATCTGTTTCAGGTTATTTTTCATTCCTGGTTGTTGTGATTTGGAGAAATTCTAATAATACAGGAAAACAGGATACAAGTTTAACCTGATGAAACTATTGAACTTGCCTTTTTAAGAATCAGTGACTTTTGTGACAGTTGAGTGCGAGTCCCTGGTTTGTCTCAGAGAGAGCATTATCATTATTCACTGCACAAGTGACATTATTGCACACATTTTTGTCAGTTCGCTTATAAATGTGCcatcattttgcatttaatggcCACATTAGTAGATCGGCCTGTGAATCATAAATCCACCGACTGGTTGTGAAGGCCACAAGGTCTCTCTAGGGAGTTGGCCAGAGCAAGCCAATCAGATCCCTTCCTTCACTGGGATATTTTTCTGTTAGGGGCACAAATGCTGCTGTTCTAATGTCTAATGGTAGCTGGCATGGCTCCTATTACTGTGTTAATGTGCTCCTTGTCCTGTGAGCTGTTAAAATGGATGTGAGAAGTGAGGACTGTGTTGTTTGCATGTAAAGAGAAGCAAGGGTTTAATGGCAGCAGATGCCATCTTCTGTTTGCTTTGGTTCTAGGGTGTCTGTGTGAACTCGTAACTAATGTAGGTCTCCATTTTGCCATCttatttataaaacatgtaAAAGTTACAGAACAAGCAGGCAGGGACCCAGTACAAATCCTGTGTGCATCTCAGATCATTTTCACCCAGATAATGCCTTAAccataccttttttttttctacattcaACACTTTTTTCctctatataaattaaaaaaaataaaataaaacacttaaatcaactgttttaaatgctacaagtgaaaTTAGGCATCACTGCGATGAAGCGGTTATTCTAACAGAAAAACGGTGAGCAGCAAAAAAATATAGATTACTTTCACTAAAACACAGCAGAAAACAACAATGCtgcaaatatagttatttttctttctatcTATAACCGATGACTCTGAGTATTCAAGCCAGATTTAACAAGACGTTTCTGATCTACATTTAGCGTTATTAATCTGTAGGctaagaacatttaaatatatgaataaatatatataattgttgttAGATGGCTAGGTTGAAATTTAAACTTTGAAACTGTTATCTTTCTTTCCTGCTCAAGATGAGGACGGTTTGATTATCCATGTTATGCATGTTAGAGAGAGGACAAAAtaaatggaaacatttaaaCTCCAACATGGCGAAGTCTAATGTAACTCATAAGGTTTAATACTGTCCAATAAGACTGAAGAGGAAAAAGAActagaaacatttaaactactgaaagaaCAAAACGGAGTAGTTATATCCACGGGCGATGCGGATAATCCGCGGGTCgggtaataaaaaaatgcattcggATTATTTGCGGgtggataaaataaatcataaatgatgcaaatattaactttttttttttttttttaaatacatttttcatcaaGCAGACgatttaatttgtgtgtgttttcgcCTGATCGGGAGTTGCAGTGACAGAAACGGTGACATTACAGATAAAGTTTGAAAGGAGTAAAGCCTGTGTTAATGCTATTAAGTGGGCTAATATGCCCAAagatgatgtttttgttttataaataaatgttcatttaaaaacagccCACGATCAACGTATTATGTTACCGTTACCCCTTACGCCTCCGACGAGGTTTTGTTCAGTCCTCCACTCTGTGACAACTCACAAGAGACTATTTTTAGCCAAGCAGCGAGGAGAGCAGCTTCAGAATCGCGCCGCGCCGcgatcatatatatatatatatatatatatatatgaaatattgaaaacatAAAGCTAAGTAATACAAATAGTGAAGCCTTTTTATGctgttatataaaatatcatctCTCATGGACCTGAAtaaactgttgttttattttatgttctatattagattcagttttattttgtctGCTCATAAGTAATTGGCTTGTTTTTGGCAACTTTCATTAACGGGAACCATTGCCATCTCAGTTTTACATGTTCTTCGGAGCTCAAATGGCATCTGTTTCATTCCTCTCTGCAAATGGAAAAATGAAATAGTAGCTGTCAAAAGGGGTTGCTAGAAACAGCTTATATTaagtttatctttttttaatgcattatactgCTGAGAGGGACAGTTTCTAAATGTATTTGCTTAGTATATGTATTTCTTTGATACATTAGTGTTTTTTCGTCGGTCAAATCAAAAGCAGCCTGAGTCTGGTGTGCACTGTAAGCTGAAGTTCTCCTTTTCCTTATTGAAAGTATTTAGTCCTCTGTGGACCTTTTGTACAGGCAATAGGTATTTGGAGGggaaaaaagattaaaatattcAGTGCAACTTTTCTAAACCGACCGTGCCGTGGCACTTTATCCATGCATCTGGAATAAACAATGAAGGACTTAATGTTTAACTCCTGGTCTGGCTGTGCTATTAGAGCTGCATGGTGATATGAAGCTCAGGCACGTTTTGGCTtagagtgatttttctctgtttCATTTGTGTCAACAAAAGAAAACGTGTCCATCATCTTAGCTGTGAATAAGGAAGGTTACAAATTGTGGGTGGCTTTTTATTGAAATTGAACAGCTGTTGTTTGGCAGCAAAAAGCAGCCACATGTGAAAAGCCTCATCCATAGGAAGTGCTCTGTGTTATAGGGACTTTTCTTCCCACACATGAcctattttgcattttaatgaaactTCCATGATGTTTGTTAAATGTTTCCTGTTAGTAACATTGTTTCATGCATGTGATGTAATTAGAAGGTTTGTTTTCCTTGTGAAAAGCATCTTTTCTGTTCAAATTTCTTATCTAGACTCTTTTTCAAACCTTTAGAGGTTTGTGGCATTTGTCGACACTACAGGATATGAGAGCTCTGACTTATATTAGGAATGCACCATACTAAACACTATCTGTGATATTGGCATAGCAAGACAATAAATAATCCATCCAAAGCCTTCCCATGCCCTTCTTTAATAAATGTTGAGATCTCTCCAATATAAATGCTGATAGATTGAATCACTGGTTATAGCCAATCTTtccaattaattaatttaatttaaaagcaattacatttatttgtattgaatcctaatagcattaataatattagtaatcttactattaataatatttattattattgaatgcaaatgctttaataaaaatataagctTAGCATTTATGCAATGAGCTGAAGTTGTAAAGAGCCTGGAACATAATCAGTTCTTGATGGTGTCCAGTTGGACATGTTTTACTTAGTTTAAGAATACGAAGCTATATTTTTCACGAAcgttctctttctctttcagttATATAAGGGAGAAGACACAAGCTTCCAGATATCTGGCCTGCAGAACAACACAGACTATCGCTTCCGCGTGTACGTGTGTCGGCGGTGTCAGGACAGCACACAGGAGCTGTGCGGCCCGCTCAGCCCATCCTCGCTCTTCACCCTGCGACGTACAGAGCTCACCCTACCCGGAGAGCTCAACTCCCCCGAGACCCTGAAGCCCAGCGGCATGTTCGCCACGGACGAACGCTTCGCAGCGGTCTTAGTCGGGGCTTTCGCGGCCCTGTCTTTCCTCATCGCTTTTGTGGTGGAATACTTCTTCATGAAGTGAAAATACCGAAATGAACGCAGAACCAGCAGCcagccaagaaaaaaaaaaaaaaaaaacgttctgAGAAACACACGAACACTTAAAGTATACATCCGACGCGACGTACTGTAGGCTGAGTATGTTATACAGGCTCTCTTCTTGTCTTTCattctcttttctctttctctgatgCCTTCCAGCCTGCCTGTGCATCGCTGTGTCACTCACTCTTTTACAGCGTGTGGATTTCGCTCTGAACTCTTCGGGGAAGCGAAACCACATTATCAAGCCTTACGAAGAGTTGCGCGACAGCCTGTTTTtgcatgcttcgtttttttgtatccctttaagtgtacGTATATGTTGGGAGGAAAATGTATCGGTATTTTCTCCGCATTCATGGCCTTACTTGTTTTATCCGAGTGTGCATTTGTTTCACAGCCATATATATACAAGTTACATAGCTTTATCATGACGTAACACCCACAGTTCACCCAGTGCTGTTTTTTGATATTCATAATCGCGTGATGTTCACATTTTGCTTGTACGTCACAGCACGCATCACCACGATCCTTCTCAGAAACACGAAATACTGTTACCGTAGTAAGGCTGTTGTAAAGCCCCCTGCATTTAAGCTGCCAAAGCAAGTTGCAATCCAAGTGTGGTTCAAGTGATGCTGctattgtgtgtttatttttcctACGAACGGAATCGGTTATCTAATATATagagatataaatataaatctatAAGAGCTATTGTAATATAAGTAACAATGAGTTTGAAGTAGATCTCTCTGTTCACAATCTATGGTGCTTTATCTGTGGTCAGTAGTGGTGGCGGACGAGGGTAAGGGAAGTTAAACGCCGCCCTTTGCCACCACACACCCTCTTTCTCTGGCCATCTAGTCCTTAAGGTGCAGTGACACAGGGCTCTTTCCTCGCCTTCCCGCCCCCCGGATGACTTTGGCTAGGCTAACGTCGCCCTCTCAGACTGACCGTCTGTAGATCCAGGGAGTCACAATAGCCAGTGCGTAGCTGTGAAACCGAAATGGCCTGTTTCGTCGCTCTGTGAATGGCATTGGTCCTCGGGACTTCGCCCGTCGCGTTCCTGTCGCCCGTCGTTGAATGTTTCATCTTCTCTGAATCCGTGAAAGCCAGTTGGACATTTCTAAGGTGCTTCATATCAAGGTTATTGTCAAAAGCAGCAGTGAGTTCCTCCACCCGCTGCGCCATGCCAAAACAGCCTGATGTGCTTGCAGTGCATCTTTAGCCAAGTAAAAGGTACAAACCAGCAGTTCCCATCGATCCAAAGAGTTTCTCCCACGTTACACTTGCAGAACAGTTAGGAGGTTTCTAAAAAGGAGAACTACATGGGGAAGGGCTTCTTCTCCTTGACTGACAGCCTGTATTGTACCTCAGGGACATGGACTTTTTAGAGGCGAAGGAGTAAATACTATGTTTCTGAGAGGGTGCTGCGAAAACACTAAACGTTGCCGAATGATTCTGATATTGCTGTCATCTGTAGCGTCATTCCGTTGTATCTGCTTCTGcagttttaaatgcatttatttgatctgttTTCTCACCTAAGCTGTGCCTTGCTCCAGTTGTTCATAAGCAAATCGTTTACTAGCTCAGAATACCTTTGCCAAAGTTAATGGGAAAGTAAGGTATCATTCTTTAGGGTTATTTATACTATCTATTGCATACAGTACTTTAAATGGCAATTAAAGTGcaatcttcatttatttatttttcaagaaaTTAAGAGATGTAGTTatgtactattttttttttcgctctctctatctctctcgtagcatgtttttttttttttttcagttaattgtATTGTAGATTAACGATTAAGGCCAGCATTCCTTTCATTCATAATTCTGGTTATGTTTATGTCTTTTCATTAATTGGGAACATGTAGCATGTACCATGCTGAAACATTTATGTATAACCAAATGCCTGTTCATCTCCTATCAGAAAGTGCCGAACTCCAGCTAGTTGTCTTTTCATAGAGAACTGTAGCAAATGTTTAATCtgttttcttctttattttgtGAGCGTGTAATGGGACATACATACAGTAGTTACATTTGGCATTGCTAAAAAGAGTGTTATGACGCTTATGTTATCTTACTGTTTGCCAAAGCGGAGGCTTGTCCACTTTTATGTtgctttttattgttatttaaaggGTTACTTGAGAAATCCTTCGTGACACTAGAACATCAtttcttgaaaaggaaaaaCATACGTTTAAGTTAAACTTCATCTgtgactacaattttttttttagtagtgaAAATTGtgccatttatttgaataatccTTCTGAGGTGAAATCTTACATGCCGTTTCACACCgaaaagaaagcaaaacaatCAAACTGTTTTGAGGCAAGTGATATTTCTCGTTTCCTTTTGTTTTCCAGACATGTCATTGCGCAATAGTGAATTTATTCCAGTATTTTTGCTAAGGAATTATATATagagatatataaatatatagtatgACAACTAACAGAAATGAAGCACTTTTTAAAGCGAAACATTAATCTTTATTAGATTTATCTTGATAAAACTGTATTTCCTAGTCATTGTTGCTATTGCTTTCAAATCAAGAGTATCATTCAGTCAGAAAACTGGCCCACACAGGCTTGAACACATTTAGTTAAAAGTCTGAAAGTCCATTGGCGTCCTTTTAAtgttagtgttttttgttttgtttttttgcccatcttatatatatatatatatatatatacacacacaagtaGTATTGGGGTCCTAACCAGTGAactcaattattttatttttttgttttcatattggTCCTTgtaaaatttcaaaagaacccttttttttttttgtggcccAACTacagttttgtatttttatattgtattttatttcattttaattctgttttatttgtgctctgttttaaatataaaaatgaatttgaacATGATGTTTGGAGATCGATCAGCTCTCAGTCATCCCAGAGAAATGTATAGAACCATAAGTGTATTCAactattttccaaaaaaaagtatgtatttTTACCTCACAGtttaaagaaaagagaaaaaaaaaagaaaaggaaagataTACAAAACATTCCAGGCTTGTCATGATCTACAATTTTTAAAGTCATAAATTTTTCTCGTATTGTAAATGTTAGACAatttcatatgcatatatataaaagaaactGCCATATCAATGTTAATGTATAGATTTTTGCAAATACTACCCTATGTATGTAAGACTTAACTGTATCTGTAGCgtgtatgtaatatatttatacccaataaatgtttaaattttttctgACAAATTGTATTTTGTACTGGAGATGTTAATCTTTCATATGATTGAAGTCACTCATTGGTTCTTGTCTGTTGCATGTCATGAATATTCAAACTCTTGCAATGAGTACAAATACTTATCGTGGCCCAATATTTGACATTGCTAAAATTCAGATTATGTTCTTATTCTCAAAAACCCACCAAGTAGGAAATATTTAAAGGCTGTTCAACAATAGTTCTGAGGTGTTTGACGTAGAAGGATGTTGTTCATTGAAGCTGCTAGTCCAATTTCATCCACCACCAAAATTGCTTCATATGAACCTGTTGAAGCAGATACTTATTCATACAGAAAGTCAGTGTAAAGATTAATAgctttttaatgaataataaatcataaatcctGAACAACTTGAATGGTATCAGATTGCCTGAAAAGcagagcatttatttttatcaatttccATTAATTACAGATGCCTACCTTCTTGCTATGCTTTGCTTTAATGCTTCTCAGTGTTTGTGTTACATTATGttggtgtatttttttttttttttttttgtggtaagtACTTGTTGCTGGTTAGAGCTGACACTTCAAAGCCACAAAATATCAATTTTCTTTCAATTTCTCAATTTTCCTTTTTGCTTTTCAGGTTTTCTCTATTGGCGTGACCAGTCACACtacatttgtattgccaaagcagtTGCAGCTACAACTGTCTTGCAAGTGAAGACATTTAGTGATATGTTTGTGGAAATTGAGTGCAATCACTTATTAAAATCTGACTTTTATTAGCCTGTACTTTTAATGCGAGAGTCTTTTAATTGAAGTTGATCATTAAAAGCGTCCAGGTATGGtgctcatttatttgaaattgaccTGTAATTGACACTTTGAAGAGTGTTTACACTCCCCTTCTCCATCAGGCCTGtggtatttttcttttttatatgttttatggTGAGGGAAGGCAGGAGTGGCATGTGTGAATGGACAATCTCATTTTGCAGCATCACCTTCTGCCTCATAAGGAGATCGGACTGATTTATGAAAGTGCTATCCTCTTTAATTCTTTCTCTCCAGTCTGGAGGCTCTGACCTTCATTTGACTTCAATAAAACACCAACAGTCAGACTTTGCACATGGAAACAGGACAGAAGAAAGCAGGTTTTGTAACAGGATCTCATGAAATCAAAAATCCGCTGATCCAGATGAATAAGAGCATCTCAAATCAACATTGCATCACTTTTCCCCTTATTATTTAAGAACGCATTATAGtttctgtaaatatataatatatatatatataaataatagttagAGTATATCATATGTAGTATATCAACTTATTTGTCATTGTTCTTAAACTAAAGAAtgattttgaagttgtaaataagagattactagagtgttttacaagaaaataatattttaggcTTTCTACtctaaaatatcatttttaattcacTATTACGtgttgtttctttgtaattgtaaaatttcCTAGCAATTTTTTGAGGGAAAATATACACTATTTTTAGTGCATTGTCAAAAAAACATCATTTGCAAGAGAAAACCTCCAACACAACAGATATCCAATGGAACATgggtatatttacatattttacaatatacaaatatgtaCGTTTCTATACTGTACATCATTTAGAACACAAGACACATGCAGTTTCCACAAAAGATACTACTGGATGTAACATACAAATATACTGTCACAACATTTATTGCAgtggttttaaataaaactcttCTGTATAACTGGGTAATTCAGTACATTTAGCACATGAAACACTGAGTACAAAAAAGCAAGCTTTTATGATGTTTGAGTACTTCAATGCACCAATGCAATGCAaacttttgtttctttgtttttaattaacgtTCCTCAGAAGCTTTTGAATTCTGTGTATTgcttcaggtctggagacaagCCTTATGAACACACAAAGAATGTGACAACACTTGCTGAAGGAGCGTGACGTGCATTCAGGCACAATGCAAATGAACGGCATCGCCTTTGCAGTCCCTGTCATTGGGTGCATAAGGTTGCTGTATCTACAGTGCTAATCTTGTCTTCCAGATTTCATTTAGATTTAAGGCAACTGAAGTTATCTTTTTCCTCTCCCTTTTTGTGTCTCTATTTACAAGCATATTTTTATAAAACCTCAAGGCATCTAATGAAATGTTGAGCTTGGAATGGACGAATGGCTGTTAATGAATCAAATCTTTCTAAACTACTCCCTGATCTGTTTGAAAATGTATGAGATATCCATGTGGATTTTTGAGAAACTAGTATCTTACAAAATGGTGGCAGCAGTAGATGAGGTCTGAAATGGCTGTTAATGGTAAAGTCAGTCTGTCAGAGTCACAGGCTGGCAGTGGATTCCGTCCAGCACGGGGAACTCTCTCCCTTGACCACTGATGTGCTTCTTCGTGGGGTATGATGCAGTCCGAAAAGTTTGCAAGCTGCCATCCTATACTTCTTGGACATGATGTTGTACAGGATAGGGTTGATTGCGGCACTCAGGTAAAAGAGTACAAAGGAGATGAGATTACAGTAATGGCTGATGACGGACATGACAGGAGAGCCCATCTCTGTGGATTTGGAGATCAGGTAACGTCCAACGTGAAAGGGAAGCCAGCAGAGCACGAAGGCAAACACCACCACAGCTGTTAGAGAGAGGGAATGAAAGTTACTGAATGGTGAAATAGCAGTTCCCTCAGCTCGTTGCAGAAAGCAAATATTAttagtaagaaaaaaaatgtcatgcatacacaaatattttacacATCAAAAGAGCCATGAACATGTGTTTGACTTAAACCTCAAAATTATAAGCATTTTTCTTAACatacaaaaatgtttctaaataataaaatatatatttgtgtagaTTCTAGTGGtcacattttcataaataaataaacaacatcaCCCCTACAGAACACAAAAGGACAAGTGTCTcctgttttttcccctttatCTTAGTTTGTTCTTAGTTTGTTCTTAAAGACCTTGTTACCTGGATTTCGTATGATAAAAGAACTACTTAATGAAAActggatacattttttttttttccagaaatttTCTTTCTAatataaactgttttatttatatggcacatggcacagcacatttcaattattaattaaagAGATGCCAGTTAAAGTAAAAAATCACCTTTTCGACATGGAAAGGTGTAAAATCAGccttttttactttaataaaccatttaatttAGGTGTTACCacataaagtacatttttaagcTCCCTAacaaaacagttttaatgtatgCAGGACTGTGCTGTTGTTTTGTGCCAAGCGCATCCCGTGCGTAATGGGTGCGCTTGTGCGTAAAGTGCGCAAATGATAAACATCTTAATCGCGGTTACCTGAGAACGTGGTGAAACCGAGCACTTACCCAGCATTTTCACTGTCTGTCTATTGTTTTTATCACGACTCGAAGCGTTTTCCCCAATCgtctccctctttctcttccACAGCTTTCGCCCGATGAGACTATACAGTACAGTCAAGCAGAACACAGGCAAGAAGAAAAAGATGCTGGAGACCCAAACCATAATGGTTAAGAGACCAGACCTAATGGCATATTCCGTCGCTTTGCATTCGTTTGTATCCCACGAGTTTGTCCCGTTTTCATGCTCAACCCCGACGAGCACAAACACAGGTCCTGCACTAAAGAAAGATACTATCCAAAGGACCAAAATGACCCCGCGCACGCGACCCTTGGTCACGACTACCTTTGCCCTAAGAGGAAAACAAATAGCAAAGTATCtctccacactgagtgcagtgATGTTCAGAATAGTCGAGTACGTGCAACACTCGCTCACAAACTGAAAGAGTTTACAAAGTACGTTGCCAAAATTCCAAGGTCGGTACCT
This portion of the Onychostoma macrolepis isolate SWU-2019 chromosome 02, ASM1243209v1, whole genome shotgun sequence genome encodes:
- the ghsra gene encoding growth hormone secretagogue receptor a; the protein is MPTWTNRSNCSFNCSWDENATYWGFEHPVNLFPVPVLTGVTVTCALFFFVGVTGNLMTILVVTKYKDMRTTTNLYLSSMAFSDLLIFLCMPLDLYRIWRYRPWNFGNVLCKLFQFVSECCTYSTILNITALSVERYFAICFPLRAKVVVTKGRVRGVILVLWIVSFFSAGPVFVLVGVEHENGTNSWDTNECKATEYAIRSGLLTIMVWVSSIFFFLPVFCLTVLYSLIGRKLWKRKRETIGENASSRDKNNRQTVKMLAVVVFAFVLCWLPFHVGRYLISKSTEMGSPVMSVISHYCNLISFVLFYLSAAINPILYNIMSKKYRMAACKLFGLHHTPRRSTSVVKGESSPCWTESTASL